A genomic region of bacterium (Candidatus Blackallbacteria) CG13_big_fil_rev_8_21_14_2_50_49_14 contains the following coding sequences:
- a CDS encoding peptidoglycan editing factor PgeF, protein MTHPLFLQNPAWLNISGLRHGFSTRAGGVSEAPYASLNLKYPTGQETEAYEAVLENRRRLGAGLSMNIERLVACRQCHGAGLYTVKAEDAGRGAFSQEEGIADTDGLITAETDLPLLIQVADCLPILLVEPVAHVIGAVHAGWRGTQAQILRRVIERMQAEFGAQADRIQVAIGPGIGFEQFEVGTEVAEAFADHVDIRDPQVARVKGEKVHLDLVEINRRQALRAGIQPETLFSLNRCTVSEPELFFSFRRDQGLTGRLGGLIAWAD, encoded by the coding sequence ATGACCCATCCGCTGTTTTTACAAAACCCTGCCTGGCTGAATATTTCCGGTCTGCGCCATGGCTTTTCAACCCGAGCCGGGGGTGTGAGCGAAGCGCCTTATGCATCACTCAATCTCAAATATCCCACGGGTCAGGAAACAGAAGCCTATGAGGCTGTGCTTGAAAACCGCCGCCGTTTGGGGGCTGGCTTGAGCATGAATATCGAGCGTCTGGTGGCTTGTCGGCAGTGTCATGGGGCAGGGCTTTATACCGTAAAAGCTGAAGATGCGGGGCGGGGGGCTTTCAGCCAGGAAGAAGGCATTGCGGATACCGATGGGCTGATCACTGCCGAGACAGACCTTCCGCTTTTGATTCAGGTTGCGGATTGCTTGCCGATTCTTTTGGTTGAGCCTGTGGCGCATGTGATCGGAGCCGTTCATGCCGGTTGGCGGGGAACCCAGGCCCAGATTCTCAGGCGGGTGATTGAGCGTATGCAAGCTGAGTTTGGTGCCCAGGCCGATCGGATTCAAGTGGCAATTGGTCCAGGCATTGGCTTTGAACAATTTGAAGTGGGCACTGAGGTGGCTGAGGCGTTTGCGGATCATGTGGATATTCGTGATCCACAAGTGGCGCGTGTCAAAGGCGAAAAAGTCCATCTTGATTTGGTAGAAATTAACAGACGTCAGGCTTTGAGAGCGGGTATTCAGCCCGAAACACTGTTCAGTTTGAATCGTTGTACAGTCAGTGAGCCTGAACTGTTTTTCTCTTTCCGACGGGATCAGGGGCTTACTGGGCGTTTGGGAGGCTTGATTGCCTGGGCTGATTGA
- a CDS encoding peptidase M43, with the protein MLQRRLSLLTLLPLLSLSLWLSPACQVSAQASPNQAGEENAPSFEKTIKGFTALPGLFTFYLKESDHKILLEIQPAQLDQVFLLSITREAGDGAFFDSSSQENTLPVYFHKVGKTIQLLVKNYNYRADQNTAIQRAIPRGVSDALLGSTQVIGPPHPEKGALLVDAAELFVSDLANTGRFFQMLQREGLASYRLDERNSYLQKIKSFPENNEIEVLLNYLGEGTDFPTPTLADDRGFRHLMHYSLSKLPETSYQPRLADDRVGHFTTMYWDYNQFSKEDPYVRYINRWNLEKADPRLPLSPPREPIVFWLENTIPTEYRDAVREGVLLWNTAFEKIGFKDAIQVKQMPDDADWDPADARYNTIRWMVNPGASYAVGPSRAHPLTGEVYDADVRISADFIRAMYNEYDFWATPLAEAPKAQNQTKARKNSQQRCEYSQGLAHELSFGRQLMAARGSLSPAASAQFIHDAIIALVAHEVGHTLGLRHNFKASTLHKASDLHLLNQTRSKGLTSSVMDYVPVNLAPKGVKQGEYYQTTLGPYDYWAIEYAYRQFTKDSDLSEKGQLEKIAARSSQPELAYGTDEDVYGGPLSVDPLANFWDLGADPLLFQRQRLELAQELFSKLEKEFEKPGERYPRLRQVFSMALSEYFVSVQGIVKYVGGIYTHRNHIGDPQARVPLEVVPAAKQREALELVATQLFNQEAFQFSPELLSKMGPERQWDFEDSLLDSSLDLPLHQIVKSLHSRVLGYLLSSPLLNRIQDNELLFKKGEARFTLEQHFSFLRDSIWKELKQGQNIVSFRRNLQRIHLEQLKQIYLNRNLFLSADARTLARQDLIQLRQGIDQALKVSGVKLDALTRAHLDESRAIMDTTIKASIAR; encoded by the coding sequence ATGTTGCAACGCCGTCTTTCTCTGCTGACGCTTTTGCCGCTCTTAAGCCTGAGTCTTTGGCTAAGCCCTGCTTGCCAAGTTTCCGCCCAAGCCAGCCCAAATCAAGCGGGAGAAGAAAATGCTCCCAGTTTTGAAAAAACCATCAAGGGTTTTACTGCCTTGCCGGGACTGTTTACGTTTTATCTCAAAGAAAGCGATCACAAAATCCTGCTCGAAATTCAACCCGCTCAGCTGGATCAGGTTTTTTTGCTCAGTATTACCCGCGAAGCCGGAGACGGCGCATTTTTTGATTCTTCCTCTCAGGAAAATACCTTGCCCGTTTATTTTCACAAGGTCGGAAAAACCATTCAGCTTCTGGTCAAAAACTACAATTACCGCGCCGATCAGAACACCGCCATTCAGCGGGCCATTCCACGCGGGGTCAGTGATGCCCTGCTGGGATCGACACAGGTGATCGGCCCTCCGCATCCTGAAAAAGGCGCCTTGCTGGTGGACGCCGCCGAGCTCTTCGTCAGCGATTTGGCCAATACCGGCCGTTTTTTTCAAATGCTGCAACGCGAAGGTCTGGCCAGCTATCGTTTAGACGAACGCAACAGTTATTTACAGAAAATCAAATCCTTTCCTGAGAACAATGAGATTGAAGTGCTCTTGAATTATCTGGGGGAGGGCACAGATTTCCCCACCCCCACCCTGGCCGATGACCGTGGTTTTCGGCATCTGATGCATTACAGTCTCAGCAAACTACCTGAAACCAGCTATCAGCCGCGTTTGGCTGATGATCGCGTGGGACACTTTACCACCATGTATTGGGACTATAACCAATTCTCCAAAGAGGATCCCTATGTCCGCTATATTAACCGCTGGAATCTTGAAAAAGCAGATCCCCGGCTGCCCCTCTCTCCCCCCCGCGAGCCGATTGTGTTCTGGCTCGAGAATACCATTCCCACAGAATATCGCGATGCCGTTCGAGAAGGCGTTTTGCTCTGGAACACTGCCTTTGAAAAAATTGGTTTCAAAGACGCCATTCAGGTCAAGCAAATGCCTGATGACGCCGACTGGGATCCCGCTGACGCCCGTTACAATACCATCCGTTGGATGGTGAATCCAGGTGCCAGTTATGCTGTGGGCCCCTCGCGTGCTCACCCTCTGACAGGCGAGGTCTATGATGCCGATGTGCGCATCAGTGCGGATTTTATCCGTGCCATGTATAACGAATACGATTTTTGGGCCACCCCTTTGGCTGAGGCCCCCAAAGCCCAAAACCAAACCAAGGCCCGCAAAAACAGCCAGCAGCGCTGTGAGTATTCTCAGGGGCTGGCACATGAACTGAGCTTTGGTCGCCAGCTGATGGCCGCACGCGGAAGTCTCTCACCGGCCGCTTCCGCTCAATTTATTCACGATGCTATTATTGCGCTGGTGGCCCATGAAGTTGGGCATACCTTGGGTCTGCGCCATAACTTTAAGGCCAGCACCCTGCACAAGGCCTCCGATCTGCATTTGCTCAATCAAACCCGCAGCAAGGGCCTGACCAGTTCTGTCATGGATTATGTGCCCGTCAATCTCGCCCCCAAGGGTGTTAAACAGGGAGAATACTACCAAACCACCCTGGGGCCCTACGATTACTGGGCGATTGAATACGCCTACCGCCAATTCACCAAAGACAGCGATCTCAGCGAAAAGGGCCAGCTCGAAAAGATTGCAGCCCGCTCCAGTCAACCCGAACTGGCCTATGGAACCGATGAAGATGTCTATGGCGGCCCCTTGTCAGTAGATCCCTTGGCCAATTTTTGGGATCTGGGGGCAGATCCCCTGCTTTTTCAACGCCAACGCCTGGAATTGGCCCAGGAGCTGTTCAGCAAACTGGAAAAAGAATTTGAAAAACCCGGCGAACGCTATCCACGCCTGCGTCAGGTTTTTTCGATGGCTCTCAGTGAATACTTTGTCTCTGTACAGGGCATTGTCAAATATGTAGGCGGCATCTACACCCACCGCAACCATATCGGAGATCCCCAGGCCCGCGTACCCCTGGAAGTTGTACCCGCAGCCAAACAGCGCGAAGCATTGGAGCTGGTTGCAACGCAGTTGTTTAACCAGGAAGCGTTTCAATTCAGCCCCGAACTGCTGAGCAAAATGGGCCCCGAACGCCAATGGGATTTTGAAGACAGTTTGCTGGATTCAAGCCTGGATCTGCCTCTGCATCAAATCGTCAAATCCTTGCACAGTCGAGTCTTGGGCTATTTACTCAGCTCTCCACTTTTGAACCGGATTCAGGACAATGAACTGCTGTTTAAAAAGGGAGAAGCCCGCTTTACGCTGGAACAGCACTTCAGTTTTCTGCGTGACAGCATTTGGAAAGAGCTCAAACAAGGTCAAAATATTGTCAGTTTCCGGCGCAATTTACAAAGAATCCACCTTGAACAGCTCAAACAGATTTATTTAAACAGGAATTTGTTCTTATCTGCAGATGCCCGCACCTTGGCCCGTCAGGATTTAATCCAGTTGCGTCAGGGAATTGATCAGGCCTTGAAGGTTTCAGGAGTCAAACTGGATGCCTTGACACGTGCGCATTTAGACGAATCGCGTGCCATCATGGATACCACGATCAAAGCCAGCATCGCGCGTTAG
- a CDS encoding 30S ribosomal protein S12 methylthiotransferase RimO, which produces MQAMVKIKSPSSAIKKVGFVSLGCPKALVDSERILTQLRAEGYEVAPSYEEAHAVIVNTCGFITPAVEESLEAIGEAMDATGKVIVTGCLGERPETVRERYPMVHAITGSMADDAVLHAIHELIPPDQNPHTALVPEAGIKLTPRHFSYLKIAEGCNHTCSFCIIPKLRGKQVSRDSKDILGEAWRLLRSGTRELLVIAQDTSAYGVDLRHRSTAFQGREIPAHLVDLATQLGETGAWVRLHYVYPYPFVDKLVELMAAGKLLPYLDVPFQHASPAVLKRMRRPGAAQQLEYVRRWRQICPEIVLRSTFIVGFPGETEEDFQLLLDFLQEARLDRVGCFTYSEVEEADATHFSDLVPEEVKQERYERFMALQQAISAEKLAARIGSEMDVVIDDYNEEPGQLIGRSWADAPEIDGQVFCVHGDLAETPEARALPAGSIKIGDRVRVRIEASDDYDLFGEVVGLAPWKIELAGGR; this is translated from the coding sequence ATGCAGGCTATGGTTAAAATTAAATCTCCCTCTTCTGCAATTAAAAAAGTCGGTTTTGTCAGTCTGGGTTGTCCCAAGGCCTTGGTCGACAGTGAGCGTATTCTGACCCAACTGCGGGCCGAAGGCTATGAAGTGGCACCCAGTTATGAGGAAGCCCATGCCGTGATCGTCAATACCTGTGGTTTTATTACCCCTGCGGTTGAAGAATCGCTGGAAGCCATTGGCGAAGCCATGGATGCAACGGGTAAAGTGATTGTGACCGGTTGCCTGGGCGAACGCCCTGAAACGGTACGTGAACGCTATCCGATGGTGCATGCGATTACAGGCTCGATGGCCGATGATGCAGTTTTACATGCCATTCATGAGCTGATTCCCCCGGATCAGAACCCGCATACGGCTTTGGTGCCTGAAGCGGGAATTAAACTGACGCCTCGCCATTTCAGTTATCTGAAAATTGCAGAAGGATGTAACCATACCTGTAGCTTTTGTATTATTCCCAAATTGCGGGGCAAGCAGGTTTCCCGCGACAGCAAAGATATTTTGGGCGAAGCCTGGCGCTTGCTGCGCAGTGGTACACGTGAACTCTTGGTGATTGCACAAGATACCAGCGCCTATGGCGTGGATCTTCGCCACCGCAGCACGGCCTTTCAAGGGCGGGAGATTCCCGCTCATTTGGTTGATTTGGCGACACAATTGGGAGAAACCGGTGCTTGGGTGCGGTTGCACTATGTTTACCCTTATCCCTTTGTCGATAAACTGGTGGAACTGATGGCCGCAGGCAAACTTTTGCCCTATCTGGATGTGCCCTTTCAGCACGCCAGCCCAGCGGTGCTGAAACGCATGCGGCGACCGGGTGCGGCACAGCAATTGGAGTACGTGCGCCGCTGGCGTCAGATTTGTCCTGAAATTGTGCTGCGCTCAACCTTTATTGTTGGCTTTCCGGGGGAGACTGAAGAAGATTTTCAATTGCTGCTTGATTTTCTCCAGGAAGCCCGTTTAGATCGGGTGGGTTGTTTTACCTATTCTGAGGTTGAAGAAGCTGATGCTACCCATTTCTCAGATTTGGTGCCTGAAGAAGTGAAACAGGAACGCTATGAGCGTTTTATGGCGCTTCAGCAGGCGATTTCAGCTGAAAAACTGGCTGCCCGCATTGGCTCCGAAATGGATGTGGTGATCGACGATTATAATGAGGAACCCGGCCAATTGATTGGGCGCAGTTGGGCCGATGCCCCTGAAATTGACGGACAGGTTTTCTGTGTGCATGGTGATCTGGCGGAGACCCCAGAAGCCCGTGCCCTGCCTGCAGGTTCGATCAAGATCGGAGATCGCGTGCGTGTGCGCATTGAGGCCTCTGATGATTACGACCTTTTTGGCGAAGTCGTGGGCCTGGCTCCCTGGAAAATTGAATTGGCAGGCGGGCGTTAG
- a CDS encoding peptidase S8 codes for MIRNSIRFTSVLLASGSLLTALSACQSGLAPAVTSQQLAARVGAASAVSSAQVNRTPLKASLYASTSAIPGEIIVRFKPGVSVSSTQSVLSTLRLSSVQTLGLPHLGIQLVKAPAANTAQAIDALRKNPSVLYAEPNGIISLSPEQAVPYQISREGDAPGFPNDEMFEKQYAHKLTSSQKGWEIQKGNPDLLLAIVDTGVDLKHPDLAAKLVKGYDFVDKDEDPNDGQGHGTHCAGISAAITNNQIGVAGYAPGVKVLPVRVLDNRGSGSWADVASGIMWAADNGAKVISLSLGGGSDSQLVGDAVKHAISKDAVVVAAMGNSGREQKSYPAAYPGVVAVGATDSNDTRANFSQYGPWISVSAPGVGILSTFPTYASGMPSKDYGSISGTSMATPAVAGLAALVRSQWPDLKQEQVKAHLEATTDDRGDVGFDKYYGHGRINVLKALSTAPVRR; via the coding sequence ATGATCCGAAATTCTATTCGTTTTACAAGTGTTCTTCTTGCCAGCGGCAGTTTGCTGACTGCATTGTCAGCTTGTCAGTCCGGTCTTGCACCGGCTGTTACTTCCCAGCAATTGGCCGCCCGTGTTGGCGCGGCGTCTGCTGTGTCTTCTGCCCAGGTTAACCGTACTCCACTTAAAGCATCACTTTACGCATCAACCTCAGCTATTCCTGGAGAAATCATAGTCAGATTTAAACCCGGGGTGAGTGTCAGCTCAACCCAGTCAGTGCTTAGCACTTTGCGTCTGAGTTCTGTTCAAACGTTAGGCTTACCTCACCTCGGTATTCAACTTGTAAAGGCGCCCGCTGCCAATACGGCTCAAGCGATTGATGCCCTGCGCAAAAATCCTTCCGTACTCTATGCTGAACCCAATGGCATTATCAGCCTCAGCCCTGAGCAAGCCGTTCCTTACCAGATCTCCCGTGAAGGGGATGCGCCCGGTTTCCCCAACGATGAAATGTTTGAAAAGCAATATGCTCACAAATTGACCAGCTCTCAAAAAGGGTGGGAAATTCAAAAAGGGAACCCCGATCTGCTGCTCGCGATTGTGGACACTGGCGTGGATCTGAAACACCCTGACCTGGCTGCTAAACTGGTCAAAGGTTATGATTTCGTAGACAAAGATGAAGATCCCAACGATGGTCAGGGGCACGGCACCCATTGCGCAGGCATTTCTGCAGCGATCACCAATAACCAGATTGGTGTTGCCGGTTATGCACCTGGCGTCAAGGTTTTGCCCGTACGCGTGCTGGATAACCGTGGTTCAGGCTCTTGGGCCGATGTGGCTTCAGGCATTATGTGGGCTGCAGACAATGGCGCCAAAGTCATTAGCTTGAGTTTGGGTGGCGGTTCTGATTCCCAACTGGTGGGAGACGCTGTAAAACACGCCATTTCTAAGGATGCTGTTGTGGTGGCTGCGATGGGTAATTCCGGTCGTGAACAAAAATCCTATCCCGCTGCCTATCCTGGGGTGGTGGCTGTCGGTGCGACCGACAGCAATGATACCCGTGCCAATTTCTCACAGTATGGCCCTTGGATTTCGGTCAGTGCTCCTGGCGTTGGCATCCTCTCTACTTTCCCGACCTATGCAAGTGGCATGCCCAGCAAGGATTACGGCTCTATCAGTGGCACTTCCATGGCCACCCCCGCTGTGGCTGGTTTGGCAGCCCTGGTTCGCAGCCAGTGGCCTGATCTGAAGCAGGAACAAGTCAAGGCTCATCTTGAAGCCACTACCGATGATCGTGGCGATGTCGGTTTTGACAAATACTATGGACATGGCCGTATCAATGTACTCAAAGCTTTGAGTACTGCCCCTGTCCGCCGTTAA